In Desulfatiglans anilini DSM 4660, the sequence CACAAAATTTGGGGCTGAAGATTGCGCGCCTCGCGGATCAATTCCAGACCATCGACATGCGGCATGCGAAGATCGCAGATAAGAAAGGTGTGCAATCCCTCTTCGATCATTCTCAGCGCTTCAACCGGTTTCGAGGATGTATCCACCCTATAGCCCCAGCGGGAAATCGCTTCCTGCAGCACTTGCAGGAATTGCGGATTGTCATCGATAAGAAGAAAGCGCTCGTTTGCAAGATCAACTTGTTTTTCTATGTTATTCATTATGCTATCCGTTTGCCGTCAGCAAAGAACGATGCATGTGCCCCAGCGTAGCCCTTGGGCTTGCTGTTGGGAGCCTGTTTGCCTATTTCCGCCTTTGGCGCATGATTCAAATAGCGGATAGAAAAAGCGTCCTTTTCTCATTCAATGGGTTCACCGCGTAAGGAATGGATAAACGATTCTTTAACTATAACATTAATAATCTTACCTAAGCAGTTTTTATTATATTTGAAATTAACAACTCTATTGCAGCCTGAACGTCCGGAAAACTGCCGCCCCCGGCGGCTTTCACCCTCGACGAGGACTTCGACGGTGGAGCCTACCAAAGTCTGGTTCCGTCTCTGCGTAATCGTTTCCTGAATCCGCTGCAGGGTCTCGAGCCTCGCCGCCTTCTCTTCTTCGGGGATCTTCCGGTCCATGCCCGCCGCAGCTGTGCCCGGTCTGTCGCTGTATTTAAAGGAGTACAGATTGTCGAACTCGATCCGTTCGATCAGATCGAGCGTCTGGGCGAAATCCTCTTCCGTCTCGCCGGGGAAGCCGACCATGACATCGCTGGTCAGGGCGATGGCCGGCTGCGCCCGGCGCAGCTTTTCCACCAGACGCAGGTAATCTTCCCGTGAATAGCGGCGTCCCATGCGCTTGAGCACACGATCGCTTCCCGCCTGAAACGGCAGGTGAATATGCGGGCAGAGTGCCGGAAGCTCGGCGAAGCAGGCGATCAACTCGTCCGAGAGGTCCTTCGGGTGGGATGTGGTGAACCGCAGGCGCAGCAGCCCCTCCCGCTCCGCCACCGCGCGCAGGAGATCGGGGAATCGCCGGATGCTGCCGTCTTCCCAGCGGTAGGAATTCACATTCTGCCCCAAAAGGGTCAGCTCTTTGACGCCCTCGGCCAGCAGCGCGTCGGCCTCGGAGAGGATGTCGGCCGGGCCGCGCGAGCGCTCCCGGCCACGCACATACGGGACGATGCAATAACTGCAGAAGTTGTCGCATCCCTGCATGACGGCGATGAAGCCGGTGACCCGCCCCTTGAAAAAATCGTCCCCCCGCTCGCAATCGAACGGGAAATCGGCTGTGTCGAGCGCAAGCAGCGGCTCCGCCGCTCCTTTTTCGATCCGCGCCAGAAGCTCGGGGA encodes:
- the miaB gene encoding tRNA (N6-isopentenyl adenosine(37)-C2)-methylthiotransferase MiaB, whose product is MEKETTRRIFRVERREISYIRYTLESYDGMAAVTTLDPREALISVSVAPGCESEFAGLLTSLTMKEGLLIEELDALKTSTAMGEGRPGELIARSSAAASGKGGFHIITMGCQMNVYDSDTAARMLIRAGWEPVADPRDARLVLINTCSVREKPEHKAVSMLGRMASLKCRRPEMILGMMGCFAQQKGAALLKRFPGLNLVMGPRALGSFPELLARIEKGAAEPLLALDTADFPFDCERGDDFFKGRVTGFIAVMQGCDNFCSYCIVPYVRGRERSRGPADILSEADALLAEGVKELTLLGQNVNSYRWEDGSIRRFPDLLRAVAEREGLLRLRFTTSHPKDLSDELIACFAELPALCPHIHLPFQAGSDRVLKRMGRRYSREDYLRLVEKLRRAQPAIALTSDVMVGFPGETEEDFAQTLDLIERIEFDNLYSFKYSDRPGTAAAGMDRKIPEEEKAARLETLQRIQETITQRRNQTLVGSTVEVLVEGESRRGRQFSGRSGCNRVVNFKYNKNCLGKIINVIVKESFIHSLRGEPIE